The region AAGAACATGAACAGGGTGAAGACGCCCCACAGGCCCAGGTAAACGCCCAGGAAGTGGGCGTTTGCCGCGTCTGCCATGCCCATTTTAGGCAGCAGCAGAATGGCAACCAGGGTCAGCCAGAAAGAACCGTAAGAGGTGAAGGCGGTTAAGCCGAAGGTATTGCCTTTCTTATATTCCAGCAGGCCCGCGAAGATTTGCGCGATACCGCCGTAAAAAATACCCATCGCCAGGATGATGCCATCCATCGGGAACATCCCGATATTGTGCAGGTTCAGCAGGATAGTGGTCATGCCAAAACCCATCAGGCCCAGCGGAGCCGGATTAGCCAACTTAGTGTTGCCCATAAGTCCTCAAAAAAATCATCATTAATATGGTGAAATGGTTAAACCCGCGTCAATACTCCCTGACGGGGCGCGGCATCATAATGGGCGCTATCGATGGCGTCTATGATCTCATCAGGGTGAAATTAAAATTTTTTTTATGCTTGCCCCTTGATGGATGCCGTCGCGACCCCATCTTGTAGTCAACCGCAGTGTGTGGACCTGAAAAAAATCAAATCTGGGCAGTTGAAAAAGCACGTTCTGCCCTTATTACAGGTACACAACCACATGTTGACTGAATTTTTAGTGGAGACGTTTAGATGGGTAAAATTATTGGTATCGACCTGGGTACTACCAACTCTTGTGTAGCGATTATGGATGGCACTACTGCACGCGTGCTGGAGAACGCCGAGGGCGATCGCACCACGCCTTCTATCATTGCTTATACCCAGGATGGTGAAACTCTGGTTGGTCAGCCGGCTAAA is a window of Enterobacter cloacae complex sp. ECNIH7 DNA encoding:
- the satP gene encoding acetate uptake transporter, which codes for MGNTKLANPAPLGLMGFGMTTILLNLHNIGMFPMDGIILAMGIFYGGIAQIFAGLLEYKKGNTFGLTAFTSYGSFWLTLVAILLLPKMGMADAANAHFLGVYLGLWGVFTLFMFFGTLKGNRMLQFVFLSLTVLFALLAIGHLVDNEGIVHVAGWIGLVCGASAIYLAMGEVLNEQFDRTILPIGEKH